The following are encoded together in the Salvia hispanica cultivar TCC Black 2014 chromosome 6, UniMelb_Shisp_WGS_1.0, whole genome shotgun sequence genome:
- the LOC125193445 gene encoding protein ALP1-like — protein sequence MAFNNNTQFQTPNPEMDLYSLLNRGLEESTSAAAAGQQQQRRLWVKTRSKAWWEHVSSPDYPDEEFRKAFRMGRATFDMICSELEAAVTKKDTTLRQAIPVRQRVAVCIWRLATGEALREVSRRFGLGISTCHKLILEVCAAIRAVLMPRFLQWPDPARAAAIRAGFEAASGIPGVAGAIYTTHIPIIAPKVSVAAYFNKRHTERNQKTTYSVTLQGGVDPNGVFTDICVGWPGSMTDEHVLQKSVLCQRALAGALADTWVVGNSAFPLTDWLLVPYAHQNLTWAQHAFNEKVGEVQEVAREAFMRLKARWSCLRKRTENNFRFARIEKTEIRKK from the coding sequence ATGGCATTCAACAACAACACCCAATTCCAGACTCCCAATCCTGAAATGGACCTCTATTCACTACTGAATAGAGGTCTGGAAGAGTCCACatccgccgctgctgctggtcagcagcagcagcggcggctGTGGGTGAAAACCCGGTCCAAGGCGTGGTGGGAGCACGTGAGCAGCCCGGACTACCCGGACGAGGAGTTCCGGAAGGCCTTCCGCATGGGCCGGGCCACGTTCGACATGATCTGCTCCGAGCTCGAGGCCGCGGTCACCAAGAAGGACACCACCCTCCGCCAGGCCATCCCCGTCCGCCAGCGCGTGGCCGTGTGCATCTGGCGCCTGGCGACCGGGGAGGCCCTGCGGGAGGTGTCCAGGCGCTTCGGCCTCGGGATCTCCACCTGCCACAAGCTCATCCTCGAGGTCTGCGCCGCGATCCGGGCCGTCCTCATGCCGAGGTTCCTCCAGTGGCCCGACCCGGCCCGGGCCGCCGCGATCCGGGCCGGGTTCGAGGCCGCGTCCGGGATCCCCGGGGTGGCCGGGGCCATCTACACCACCCACATCCCGATCATCGCGCCGAAGGTGAGCGTCGCTGCCTACTTCAACAAGCGACACACCGAGCGGAACCAGAAGACGACGTACTCCGTCACGCTGCAGGGCGGCGTCGACCCGAACGGCGTGTTCACCGACATATGCGTCGGATGGCCGGGCTCAATGACCGACGAGCACGTGCTCCAAAAGTCTGTGCTCTGCCAGCGCGCCCTGGCGGGCGCGCTGGCAGACACCTGGGTAGTAGGGAACTCAGCCTTTCCACTGACGGACTGGCTGCTGGTTCCCTACGCCCACCAGAACCTGACATGGGCGCAGCATGCGTTCAACGAGAAGGTCGGGGAGGTGCAGGAGGTGGCGAGGGAGGCGTTCATGCGGCTGAAGGCGAGGTGGAGCTGCCTGAGGAAGCGGACGGAGAATAATTTTAGATTCGCCAGAATTGAGAAAACAGAAATCAGGAAGAAATAA
- the LOC125193448 gene encoding putative disease resistance protein At1g50180: protein MADYFANVFLEILRELLVEETNFLLSVGGDVDKVESDLRSIHALLMKADRDKRDSPTLKLYISQLKDLAFKAENLLETYAVEVQSRREGWKSLKEKLQRYICIICECYSVHQAGNEARVIISALSDLTSKLESELGQECSSLMKQDDERNRLLRQTYAHEVEPHFVGMERDIELLVSKVKDVKRPRVVKIYGMGGLGKTTLARKVYNHRDLQSYARVWVCITQQFEHKSVLGKILKQLDSKVEIKGMDVDELVRRIHSFLVERKCLIVIDDIWEDVHWEIIKKALPVDCNVILTTRSRNIANQQSEPHKAKFLTEDEGWALLQKVSDFSPVDEDLELFEHIGREIVSKCEGLPLSICVIGGILHQKEHTLLEWQKVNMNMESYLRHGEGVEEYTRVKQVLELSYDALPYYLKPCFLYLACFPEDHKIDTERLYLLWMAEGFISYQDKGPNETLKDVAQRYLTELAMRCMVQLHKSQVYSTLHKNFDSCGLHDLMHDLCSSKAEEEKFVKRIDASRYLCGIPSPRLALPPTVRISISRLAINYDLEKSASSIDGLEELDHLRSFMLLRKGSFLGSQIVLKENSINFEKSKCLRIFVVEGCEFEGRMLPSKVGELIHLRYLSLMLSNVRELPKSICSMMYLQILDLRVSPLIVLRLPNVIWKMKRLKHLYLTRRIELIGEEKLRLDGLEELETLESISSETTCIEDIPKLVSLQSLYVRVYDVYSLSIVLSNKNSQLRETHLVVESCDLSSHKNREVLNEGLMSPSLVTMWFFKCNMSGNFPYYKQGMCQNLVYLGLFDCEGVVEVMEIGKYPMLQRLELRKVEIRGTLIFLSNSFPQLKKLYLSDLQDLKKWEVKERALSKLTFLSIDSCCNLKKLPDGLRLISTLQEIKIRSMPSEFMERVKEEDYAPFVKIMR, encoded by the exons ATGGCAGATTATTTTGCAAATGTGTTTCTGGAAATCCTTCGTGAATTGCTGGTTGAAGAAACCAACTTTCTGCTTAGTGTGGGAGGTGACGTCGACAAAGTCGAAAGCGATTTGAGAAGCATTCACGCCTTGCTGATGAAAGCCGACAGAGACAAACGCGATTCTCCAACTCTAAAGCTTTACATTTCCCAGCTCAAAGATCTCGCTTTCAAAGCCGAGAATCTCCTCGAAACGTATGCCGTTGAAGTCCAATCCAGAAGGGAAGGGTGGAAGAGTCTCAAGGAAAAACTCCAAAGGTACATTTGCATCATCTGCGAGTGCTACAGCGTCCACCAGGCCGGGAACGAGGCTCGCGTCATAATATCCGCCTTATCCGACCTCACTAGCAAGTTAGAGTCGGAGCTGGGACAAGAATGCTCGTCTCTCATGAAGCAGGACGATGAGCGGAATCGTCTGCTGAGACAGACGTACGCGCATGAGGTTGAGCCTCATTTCGTGGGCATGGAGAGAGACATCGAGCTTTTGGTCTCCAAGGTGAAGGATGTGAAACGGCCCCGGGTAGTGAAGATATATGGGATGGGTGGTCTCGGAAAAACCACCCTCGCGAGGAAGGTGTACAACCACAGAGACCTCCAGTCTTATGCTCGAGTATGGGTTTGCATCACCCAACAGTTTGAGCATAAGTCCGTTTTGGGCAAGATTTTGAAACAACTTGACAGCAAGGTAGAGATTAAAGGCATGGATGTTGATGAATTGGTGAGAAGAATTCATAGTTTTTTGGTGGAGAGAAAATGTTTGATTGTGATAGATGATATATGGGAAGATGTTCATTGGGAAATCATTAAGAAAGCATTGCCGGTTGATTGTAATGTGATTCTCACCACTCGATCTAGGAATATTGCTAATCAACAATCCGAACCTCACAAGGCTAAATTTCTGACAGAAGATGAAGGATGGGCTTTACTTCAAAAAGTATCAGACTTTTCTCCAG TTGATGAAGATTTAGAATTATTTGAACATATTGGAAGAGAAATTGTATCAAAGTGTGAAGGGTTGCCACTATCTATTTGTGTTATTGGAGGGATTTTGCACCAAAAAGAGCACACTTTACTAGAATGGCAAAAGGTTAATATGAACATGGAATCATATCTAAGGCATGGAGAAGGTGTTGAAGAATATACAAGGGTAAAACAAGTGTTGGAGTTGAGCTATGATGCCTTGCCTTATTACTTGAAACCATGCTTTCTCTATTTAGCATGTTTTCCCGAGGATCACAAGATTGATACCGAGAGATTGTATTTATTGTGGATGGCGGAAGGCTTCATTTCATACCAAGATAAAGGGCCTAACGAGACTCTCAAAGATGTGGCTCAGAGATATCTAACTGAGCTCGCTATGAGGTGTATGGTTCAACTGCACAAGAGTCAAGTTTACAGCACTCTGCATAAGAATTTTGATTCGTGCGGGCTGCATGATTTGATGCATGATCTCTGCTCTTCGAAGGCTGAAGAAGAAAAGTTTGTGAAGCGCATTGATGCTTCCAGATATCTGTGTGGCATTCCTTCACCGAGGCTAGCACTACCTCCAACCGTTCGCATTTCCATAAGCAGATTAGCCATAAATTATGACCTCGAGAAGAGTGCATCGAGCATAGATGGGCTAGAGGAACTTGATCATCTTAGATCCTTCATGCTTCTCCGAAAAGGTAGTTTTCTCGGTTCACAAATTGTCTTGAAAGAGAATTCGATTAACTTTGAGAAGTCGAAATGCTTGAGGATATTTGTGGTAGAAGGTTGTGAGTTTGAAGGGAGGATGTTACCGAGCAAGGTGGGTGAACTAATTCATTTACGATACTTGAGTTTGATGCTGTCTAATGTGAGAGAGCTACCGAAATCTATATGCAGCATGATGTACTTGCAGATCTTAGATTTGCGAGTGTCACCGTTGATTGTTCTTAGATTGCCAAATGTGATTTGGAAGATGAAAAGACTAAAGCATTTGTATCTCACTAGGAGAATAGAGTTGATTGGAGAGGAGAAACTAAGACTAGACGGGCTAGAGGAGTTGGAGACGTTAGAAAGTATTAGTAGCGAGACTACTTGCATCGAAGATATCCCCAAATTAGTCAGCCTGCAAAGTCTATACGTTAGAGTTTATGATGTGTATAGCCTGTCGATTGTGTTGAGCAACAAAAATAGCCAACTACGCGAGACTCATCTCGTGGTTGAGTCATGTGATTTAAgttcacataaaaatagagaggTATTAAATGAAGGGTTGATGTCTCCTTCTTTGGTTACCATGTGGTTCTTCAAATGCAATATGAGTGGCAATTTTCCGTACTATAAACAAGGgatgtgtcaaaatttggtatattTGGGACTTTTCGACTGCGAGGGTGTTGTAGAAGTGATGGAGATTGGAAAGTATCCGATGTTGCAAAGGCTCGAGTTGAGGAAAGTAGAGATAAGAGGAACATTGATTTTCCTTTCGAATTCATTCCCGCAACTAAAGAAGCTTTATCTTTCCGACTTGCAAGATTTGAAGAAATGGGAAGTGAAAGAAAGAGCATTGTCGAAGCTTACTTTCTTGTCGATCGATTCGTGTTGCAATTTGAAGAAGCTTCCGGATGGCTTGAGACTCATCTCCACTCTTCAAGAGATAAAAATCAGGAGCATGCCAAGTGAATTCATGGAGAGAgtgaaagaagaagattatgCCCCATTTGTCAagattatgaggtaa